CCTGGAAGACCTTTACCGCAGCGCTGGACGACGATCCGAACACCGTGAGCACCGAGTAAATTCCATGTTCGGCGACCAGAGCGAGCCCGTCACCCTGACCCGCGACTGCAGGGCGGTCATCATCCCTGCCGGCGAGGAGGCGCAACTCCACGCCGGACAGCTCGTGTTCATCACCCAGTCGCTGGGCGGCAGCTTCACCGTCTATGTGGACGGCTGGCTGTACCGCATCGCCGGCGTCGACGCCGACGCGCTCGGCAAGAAGCCCGCGGAGCCGCCTGAACTGCCGGCCAACGCCGGCGATTCCGACGTGGAAGCGCTGGTGTGGGAACAGATGAAGACATGCTACGACCCGGAAATCCCGGTCAATATCGTCGACCTGGGCCTGGTCTATTCCTGCGAGGTCAGGCGCCGCGACGACGGCAGGCGGGACGTGGACGTGGAAATGACGCTGACCGCCCCCGGCTGCGGCATGGGTGAAATCCTGGTGGAGGACGTGCGCGAGAAAATCGCCCTGATCCCCACCATCCAGGACGTGGCCGTCGAACTCGTCTTCGACCCGCCCTGGAATCAGAGCATGATGTCCGAAGCCGCCCAACTCGAAGCCGGCCTGATGTAACCCTGCTAGGATAAAGAACGAAATGTGAGGACGCTGAGGAGGGTATATGAAGGAAAGAAAATGGACACGCACGCAGAATCCGGACACAGACAGGGCATAGAGCGAGCTTCAACCAGGAAACGTTCCCCGCTTCGATTCGTAACCGCCGCGAGCCTCTTCGACGGCCACGACGCCGCCATCAATGTCGTACGGCGCCTGCTCCAGGCCGCCGGCGCCGAAGTCATCCACCTCGGCCACAACCGTTCGGTCGAGGAAGTCGTCACCGCGGCCATTCACGAGGACGCGCACGCCATCGCCCTCAGTTCCTATCAGGGCGGCCATCTTGAGTACTTCAAGTATGCGCTGGACATGCTGCGAGAGCGCGGCGCCAGCCACATCCGGGTGTTCGGCGGCGGCGGAGGCGTCATCGTCCCGGAAGAGGTCCGGGAGCTTCACGAATATGGAATAACCCGCATCTACACGCCCGACGACGGCCAGAAGATGGGGCTGAAGGGAATGGTTGCGGACGTGTTCCGCGAGGCGCGCAAGGCCTTGAGGAAAGACAGGTTGCGCGTCCCGATGGATCGGCTGCAGTCCGGCGATTTCGGCGCGCTGAGCCGCGCCATCACCTGCATTGAACGCGGCCTGACGGAATGCGTCGATTGGCCCGAACCCGCCCGCGCCGCTCCCGTTCTGGGCATCACCGGCACGGGAGGGTCCGGCAAGTCCTCGCTTACCGACGAACTGGTGCGCCGCTTCCGTCTCTGCTTCGGGAATCACCTGCGCATCGCGGTCATCGCGGTGGATCCGACCCGCCGCAGGACCGGCGGGGCTCTGCTGGGCGATCGCATACGCATGAACGCGATCGGCCATCCCCACATCTTCATGCGATCGCTGGGCACCCGTGCCTCCGGCCGCGAAATCCCCGCCGCCCTGCCCGAAATCCTCGGGGCCGCCCAACTCGCGGGCTTCGACCTGATCATCGTGGAGACTTCCGGCATCGGCCAGGGCGACGCCGCGATCACGGCCCACGCGGATGCCGGCCTCTACGTCATGACGCCGGAATTCGGCGCGGCGACCCAACTCGAGAAGATCGACATGCTGGATTTCGCCGATATCGTCGCGATCAACAAGTTCGACCGGAAAGGCGCCGCCGACGCGCTGCGGGACGTCCGCAAGCAGATGATCCGGAACCGGGAGGCGTTCGGGACCGATCCGGAAGCGATGCCGGTGTACGGGGCGATCGCCTCGCGGGTCAACGACGACGGAGTGACGGCGCTGTTCCACGGCATCCTGGGCGCGCTCCGGGACAAGGGCTTCAGCGACTCGCTGGATGGCTGGGGCGAGGCGCTGCTTCCCGAGGTTGAGACCAGGTCGCCGTCCCGCTCGGCCGCCGTCATTCCGGGGGCGCGTGTCCGCTACCTGGCCGAAATCGCGGAGACCGTCCGTGCTTATCACGAACGGGTCGGGCATCAGACGACTGTGGCCAGGGAACGGCAGCGGCTTGGCGATGCGATGCGCATGCTGGACGAAGCCGGCGACGACAGCGGCGAGAAAACGGGAAGCAGGCTGAGATCGCTGATCCGGCGGCGCGAAGCCGCGCTGGACGATGAATGTCGGGCGCTGCTGGAGGAATGGCCCGCCGTCCGCGCGGCCTATTCAGGCAAGGAACACCGCCAGGTCACGTCCAGGGGCGAGGTCCGCACTTCGCTGAGCTTCACGACGCTTTCAGGCAACGAAATGCGCAAGGTGGCCCTGCCCCGCTATGGCGACGACGGCGACCTGCTTGGCTGGCTGATGCGCGAGAACCTGCCGGGGCGCTTTCCGTTCACGGCCGGCGTGTTCCCCTTCAAGCGCAGCGGCGAGGAACCCCTGAGAATGTTCGCCGGCGAGGGCGATCCGGCGCGCACGAACCGGCGGTTTCACTACCTGTCGCGGCACTCCGAGGCCAAACGCCTGTCCACGGCCTTCGATTCGGTCACGCTTTACGGGTTCGATCCCGGCCACCGCCCGGACATCTATGGGAAGGTCGGCAATTCCGGCGTTTCCATCGCCACGCTCGAGGACATGAAGGTGCTCTACCGGGGCTTCGAGTTGTGCAACCCGTCGACCTCCGTCTCCATGACCATCAACGGCCCGGCCCCCTCCATCCTCGCAATGTTCCTGAACACCGCGATCGACCAGCAGCTCGATGCGTTCACGGAAGCGAACGGCGGGCCGCCGGACAGGGAAGAAGCCGCGGAAATCAGGGCCGATGCGCTGAAACGCGTGCGCGGGACGGTGCAGGCCGACATTCTCAAGGAGGACCAGGGGCAGAACACCTGCATTTTCTCGACCGAGTTCAGCCTGCGGATGATGGGTGACGTCCAGCAGTACTTCATCCGCAACCAGGTCCGGCATTTCTATTCCGTTTCCATCTCCGGCTACCACATCGCCGAGGCCGGCGCCAATCCCATCAGCCAACTGGCCTTCACGCTGGCCAACGGCTTTACCTACGTGGAGGCTTACCTGGCGCGCGGCATGAAGATCGACGAGTTCGCACCGAATTTCTCGTTCTTCTTCTCCAACGGCATGGACCCGGAGTACTCGGTGCTGGGACGGGTCGCCCGCCGCATCTGGGCCGTCGCCATGCGAGATCGCTACGGCGCCAACGAGCGCAGCCAGAAGCTCAAGTACCACGTGCAGACCTCGGGCCGGTCCCTGCACGCCCAGGAAATCGAGTTCAACGACATCCGCACCACCCTGCAGGCCCTGATCGGCGCCTACGACAACTGCAACAGCCAGCACACCAATGCCTACGACGAGGCTATCACCACGCCCACCGAGGACAGCGTTCGGCGTGCGGTGGCGATACAACTCATCATCAACCGCGAGTGGGGCCTGGCGCGGAGCGAAAACCCGAACCAGGGATCTTTCATCATCGAGGAACTCACGGACCTGGTCGAGGAACAGGTGCTGAGGGAATTCGAACGGCTTTCGGAGCGGGGCGGCGTGCTGGGGGCCATGGAAACCGGCTATCAGCGCGGCCGGATCCAGGACGAATCGCTCGAATACGAGCAGCGCAAGCACGACGGCAGCCTGCCCATCGTCGGAGTCAATACCTTCCTGCGCGAAGCGCCGGGCCAGGCGGACACCACGACGATTCCGCTGGCCCGCTCCACCGGGGAAGAGAAGGAAGGCCAGATTCGCCGACTGGTCGCGTTTCATGAGGCCCACGCCGACGAGGCGCCAGCCATGCTGGACCGCCTGCAGCAGGCCGTATTGGGCGGCGAAAACGTATTCGAAGTCCTGATGGAAGCGGTACGGTGCTGCTCCCTCGGGCAGATTACCGATGCGCTTTTCGAAGTCGGCGGCCAGTACCGCCGCAACATGTAACCCTGGAAGCGCC
This portion of the Gammaproteobacteria bacterium genome encodes:
- the sufT gene encoding putative Fe-S cluster assembly protein SufT, translated to MFGDQSEPVTLTRDCRAVIIPAGEEAQLHAGQLVFITQSLGGSFTVYVDGWLYRIAGVDADALGKKPAEPPELPANAGDSDVEALVWEQMKTCYDPEIPVNIVDLGLVYSCEVRRRDDGRRDVDVEMTLTAPGCGMGEILVEDVREKIALIPTIQDVAVELVFDPPWNQSMMSEAAQLEAGLM
- a CDS encoding methylmalonyl-CoA mutase family protein, yielding MDTHAESGHRQGIERASTRKRSPLRFVTAASLFDGHDAAINVVRRLLQAAGAEVIHLGHNRSVEEVVTAAIHEDAHAIALSSYQGGHLEYFKYALDMLRERGASHIRVFGGGGGVIVPEEVRELHEYGITRIYTPDDGQKMGLKGMVADVFREARKALRKDRLRVPMDRLQSGDFGALSRAITCIERGLTECVDWPEPARAAPVLGITGTGGSGKSSLTDELVRRFRLCFGNHLRIAVIAVDPTRRRTGGALLGDRIRMNAIGHPHIFMRSLGTRASGREIPAALPEILGAAQLAGFDLIIVETSGIGQGDAAITAHADAGLYVMTPEFGAATQLEKIDMLDFADIVAINKFDRKGAADALRDVRKQMIRNREAFGTDPEAMPVYGAIASRVNDDGVTALFHGILGALRDKGFSDSLDGWGEALLPEVETRSPSRSAAVIPGARVRYLAEIAETVRAYHERVGHQTTVARERQRLGDAMRMLDEAGDDSGEKTGSRLRSLIRRREAALDDECRALLEEWPAVRAAYSGKEHRQVTSRGEVRTSLSFTTLSGNEMRKVALPRYGDDGDLLGWLMRENLPGRFPFTAGVFPFKRSGEEPLRMFAGEGDPARTNRRFHYLSRHSEAKRLSTAFDSVTLYGFDPGHRPDIYGKVGNSGVSIATLEDMKVLYRGFELCNPSTSVSMTINGPAPSILAMFLNTAIDQQLDAFTEANGGPPDREEAAEIRADALKRVRGTVQADILKEDQGQNTCIFSTEFSLRMMGDVQQYFIRNQVRHFYSVSISGYHIAEAGANPISQLAFTLANGFTYVEAYLARGMKIDEFAPNFSFFFSNGMDPEYSVLGRVARRIWAVAMRDRYGANERSQKLKYHVQTSGRSLHAQEIEFNDIRTTLQALIGAYDNCNSQHTNAYDEAITTPTEDSVRRAVAIQLIINREWGLARSENPNQGSFIIEELTDLVEEQVLREFERLSERGGVLGAMETGYQRGRIQDESLEYEQRKHDGSLPIVGVNTFLREAPGQADTTTIPLARSTGEEKEGQIRRLVAFHEAHADEAPAMLDRLQQAVLGGENVFEVLMEAVRCCSLGQITDALFEVGGQYRRNM